The following coding sequences lie in one Vitis vinifera cultivar Pinot Noir 40024 chromosome 19, ASM3070453v1 genomic window:
- the LOC100255647 gene encoding protochlorophyllide reductase, chloroplastic, which translates to MAMQAAALVPSAFSIPKEGKGSASFKESGLFGVSLSDHVKADFSSSALRNKRKPSVGAIRAQTAATTPAITRATPEGKKTLRKGTVVITGASSGLGLATTKALAETGKWHIIMACRDFLKAERAARSAGLSKENYTVMHLDLASLDSVRQFVDNFKRSERPLDVLVCNAAVYLPTAKEPTFTADGFELSVGTNHLGHFLLARLLLDDLKQSDYPSKRLIIVGSITGNTNTLAGNVPPKANLGDLRGMAGGLNGLNSSAMIDGGAFDGAKAYKDSKVCNMLTMQEFHRRYHEDTGITFASLYPGCIATTGLFREHIPLFRLLFPPFQKFITKGYVSEEESGKRLAQVVSEPSLTKSGVYWSWNKNSASFENQLSQEASDADKARKVWELSEKLVRLA; encoded by the exons ATGGCTATGCAAGCTGCTGCTTTGGTTCCCTCCGCTTTCTCCATCCCCAAGGAG GGGAAGGGCAGTGCATCTTTCAAGGAATCTGGTCTTTTTGGAGTTTCACTTTCAGACCATGTCAAGGCTGACTTCAGCTCTTCTGCATTGAGGAACAAG AGAAAACCATCCGTTGGAGCTATCAGAGCCCAGACCGCAGCTACAACTCCGGCCATCACCCGGGCTACACCAGAAGGGAAAAAAACTCTAAGAAAGGGAACTGTTGTGATCACCGGAGCCTCATCTGGACTGGGTCTAGCCACAACCAAGGCTCTGGCTGAAACAGGGAAATGGCACATCATTATGGCCTGCAGGGACTTCCTAAAAGCCGAAAGAGCTGCAAGGTCAGCCGGCCTTTCTAAGGAAAACTATACCGTAATGCACCTAGACCTTGCCTCACTTGACAGTGTCCGGCAATTTGTTGATAACTTCAAGCGATCAGAACGGCCCCTTGATGTTCTGGTCTGCAATGCTGCTGTCTACCTTCCAACTGCTAAGGAGCCTACATTCACTGCTGATGGGTTTGAGCTTAGCGTTGGAACTAACCATCTTGGGCACTTCCTTCTCGCCCGGTTGCTGCTTGATGATTTGAAGCAATCTGATTACCCATCAAAGCGTCTCATTATCGTTGGTTCAATTACAG GGAACACAAATACCTTGGCTGGAAATGTGCCTCCAAAGGCCAACCTTGGGGACTTGAGGGGAATGGCAGGAGGTCTAAATGGGCTGAACAGCTCAGCCATGATTGATGGTGGAGCTTTTGACGGTGCCAAGGCATACAAGGACAGCAAGGTATGCAACATGCTCACCATGCAAGAGTTCCACCGCCGATACCACGAGGACACTGGCATCACCTTCGCCTCCCTCTACCCAGGTTGCATTGCTACAACTGGCTTGTTTAGGGAGCATATTCCCTTGTTCAGGCTTCTTTTCCCTCCATTCCAGAAGTTCATTACCAAGGGCTATGTCTCCGAGGAAGAATCTGGAAAAAGACTTGCACAG GTTGTCAGTGAGCCAAGCTTGACAAAGTCAGGTGTGTACTGGAGCTGGAACAAGAACTCAGCTTCATTTGAGAACCAGTTGTCTCAGGAAGCTAGTGATGCAGACAAGGCTCGTAAGGTTTGGGAACTTAGCGAGAAACTTGTCAGATTGGCTTAA